GGTCGTCATCAGCTTCGGCGCGGCGGTGTCGAACCTGATCTTCGACGTTGCGAACCTTGACGGCGCCCAGTTCAGCTTCAACTTGGTCGGCGGCCTGACCGGGCTCTCGCTCCTCAGGGGCAACGGCGGTAACGGCGACGGCCTTGGAGTCTCGGGCAATACGATCCTCGACCTGGACCCGACCACGATCGTCGGCGTGAGCCCCGAGACGCCCCCACCCACCAGCGGCGCGAGATCGGGCTACGGCTCGGTGCAATTGCTCGGTACCTACCAGACTCTGACCTTCATCGTCAGCACGGCGAATGGTGCCGCGGGGGACGGAGACGGGGGGAGTTTCACCCTCAGCACGGCACCCGTCCCCGAGCCTACTAGCCTCGCCCTCTTCGGAATCGCCGGTCTGATCGGACTGGGTTGCGCCGGATGGCGTCGCAAGCGAAACATGGCCGCCTGACGGCGATGGCTCGACGTGCCCAGCCGCAAGCGGCCCGAGCCGGGAAGGTCCTCCTCAGGGGTTGGGCTCCAGGATCATTGGGACGGCCTCGGTCGTCGTGTCGTCGACGTTGATCCGCTTGGCCGCGGGCGGATACTCGTGCGCCCATGCGCAGGATGTCGCAGGTGTCGCCCTTTTTACAGGGTCGCGTTTGGTCACCCCTCGACGTCGCAGGCCGCGTCCAACTCCAGCAACGCCTGTTCGTGCGTGGCCGCGTCGCCGGCGATCGCGTCCGGCGGGGGCTGGCTGCCCTCCAGGAAACGCAGGATCGCCAGCCGCGTCTCGAGGTCGGTCGTCGCGGCCAGGTCGTTGGCCCAGTCGTCGAGGATCGTCGTCCCGTGGTCGCGAGCCGCGGTCAGGACCCGACGCAAGGCCTCGCGGGCGGCGGCGACCTTGGGACGGCCCCCAGGGTTGCCGCTGCGGCCCCTGGAGAACGGGATCAGGCCCGACGTGTTCGGGGATCGGTTGGCCATCGGCCTCTCCTATCTCTGTTCTCAGTGAATCAGCCGGCCCCGACGGGCGACTTGCGCGGCCGGCCCATGGGGTAGACGCGTCGCGGGGGTGCAGGTCGCCCATCGCGCTCGGCCAGCAGCTTGAGCCCATCCTCGATCGCCTGGGCTCGAGTCACGCCCTTCGCGTCGACGAGGTCGTCGAGCCAGCTCAGCCACGCGGACGAAGCGACCAGGCTGAAATTGTGTGATCCCTTCTCGCTCATGATCCAACCCTTCCTTGCTGGGAGGTCCGCGCCGACGTTGTCCGCCAGTTGTCCATGGACAGTCCTGTGACTGTCACACCATGTCACGGATGTCACGCTCGGTCACGCACAACGCCTTTCGGTAATAGTGCCGAAAGGTCGATACGCCATCAGACATCGCGTCTTAGGAGAAGCGCACACCGCGGGCTTCCTCCGTGATTACCCCCTCTGCTGGGGGCTCTCGGGGGTTCTCCGCTTCTCTTGACTCTCGGCTTCTGGCTTTGCAGAGGCTGTGGGCGAAGTTCTTCCCACCGGCAGGTGGGTCCAGCTTTTGATTTGCCGCTATCACAGTGGAACCAGGACGTAGCCGCGTGCGCGGGATCAACTACCCGCCCGTTGCCTGGAACTCCCACTTCTGTGGAAGAGCTGGTTTGGTTCGCCTACCTAGCCGCCCCCTTGCACGGCTCGCCTCACTCGGGGAGTTGGACCCGATGCCTGTTCCGCCTCCGTGGCTCGCGGCGCTCGCCGTTGCTTAGGGAGGTTCATGAAGCCTTTATCGGAAGGCCCCAACCACCGCGCCGCCCGTGAGAGCGACGATCGCCAAGACTCATACTCTCTCGACTTCGCCTCGGTCCGCCTGCGTCTCCGCCGCGGTTCCGAAGCATCTCTGTGATTCAGAAGGCAGACGACTTGTCTTTGTTACGGATTCGTCGTAGAGTAATACTCGCCAAGACTCTCTCGCCCTCGCCGGCTTCGCCACCGGCGAGGGTCTTTTTTTGACCCTGGCCGATCTCGGAGCATCAGGCGAGTGCGCGAATTTATGTAGTGGCGACTCTGCATATAGTTTACGCGTCGAGATCCATCGACGTGAGCCGGATTTGGCCGGTACCGCCGTAGGATCTACAGTTTATGCGGGTTATCGCGCCGACCGCCGCCGTCTCAGGGTCGCGATCTGCTTTTGCAGCTGCTCTGGGGTCGAGCGGCGACGCCCAACGTACCCGTCTGGCTGCCCCGTGGCGGGGCTCACGCCGATGCGGGCGATCATTCCCACGACCTCTCGCCTGACGTCGTCCTGGCACGGCCCCGAGGGCGGCTGAGCGGTGCGGCTTGGGGCCTCGGCCTTGCCGATTGGGCGAAGAGCCGACTCGCGACCCTTGGCGATCATCGCCCGCAGGTACGCGGCAGCCGTGGCACCGTCGGGTACCCCCCCTGGATCTTCCCCACCCGAAAGGGAAATCCCGTCTGATCTCTCGCTCTGGATCGGGGATCTGGTTAGTTCGGCGCTCGCGCCTAACCCCTGGATCGCTTGCGCCGAACCGGTTAGATCCTCGCGCCTAACGGACGGCTGTCCAGTTAGATCCTCGCGCCTAACCCCGTCCCAGGTCACGACGACGCCCAGGCGGATCCTCCCACCGGCGGCGAGCTCGCGACGGACCAGGCCCGCGGATTCCAGCCGGCCGAGGGCGCGGCTGATCGTCATGGGGCACCGGCCGAGGATGCGGCCCATGGTGGAGTTGGACAGCTTGGACCGCCAACCCCGAGACTTGGCGTTGTCCAAGACCAACACGAAGACCGACCGTGCGGTCTGATCCAGGCCCAAGCCGTCGAGGGCGACGGGGTCGGCTCGGAAGGCGAAGGGTATACGGGGCGGGATCCGCTTGACTTCGGCGTGCGCGTGGGGGATCATTGGCTTACCTTTGAAGCTTCCTGAGGCCATCGGAGTTAGCCGCTCCGGTGGCCTCTTTACGTTCATGGATGCAGTCTCGTCGCCCGCGGCGACAAATCTGTCACCACGGGGGCGGCGGCCATTCTGGCGCGCCTTGCGGCCTCACGCCAGACTCTTGCTCGTCGATG
The Paludisphaera mucosa genome window above contains:
- a CDS encoding PEP-CTERM sorting domain-containing protein yields the protein MVMRMTKQLWTLTVLALAVAGRAEAGFLDVSTLSPSANGSFAGSLDGLPTAGAITANDGSFFFTASGTSFGDSTLDGSSPQYSYSNIYSPSTPLTDRIGYAKFASAGSSTVVISFGAAVSNLIFDVANLDGAQFSFNLVGGLTGLSLLRGNGGNGDGLGVSGNTILDLDPTTIVGVSPETPPPTSGARSGYGSVQLLGTYQTLTFIVSTANGAAGDGDGGSFTLSTAPVPEPTSLALFGIAGLIGLGCAGWRRKRNMAA